The Erythrobacter aurantius genome includes a window with the following:
- a CDS encoding Mur ligase family protein, which translates to MQANIHDGMTGIDASALEGRPFFFCGIGGSGMLPLAQIALGMGHAVGGSDRSYDQGRTPEKFEWLASHGFTLFPQDGSGISSPDQILIASAAVEDTVPEVARAKELGCERLSRAELLSTFFNQAGYSIAVGGTSGKSTVTGMIAWILSEAHFDPTVMNGAVMKNFVSADNPFASARVGNPRIFVSEVDESDGSIALYRPSVAVLLNVSLDHKSIEELRKLFGDYVREAGCAVINFDNEEARFLAPRAGQVVSFGVRSQKADITVEPDSIEQSAFGIRAAVIDNRSREMFPLTLPMPGLHNLSNALAAIAAVSAAGIEAKSAAYALGSFKGLARRFDLVGTTASGITVIDDFGHNPEKCAATLRTLKATEGRVIAFFQPHGYGPLRQMGDELAETFARELGPDDITIMCDPVYFGGTVDRSVGTERIINLIRQHGASAEHVPEREACGDRIIELARPGDRIAIMGARDDTLSTFATSIFERLG; encoded by the coding sequence ATGCAAGCCAATATCCATGACGGCATGACCGGGATCGATGCCTCCGCGCTTGAAGGGCGCCCTTTCTTTTTCTGTGGCATCGGTGGTTCGGGAATGCTGCCGCTGGCGCAGATCGCCCTCGGCATGGGCCACGCCGTTGGCGGGTCAGACCGGTCCTACGATCAGGGACGCACCCCGGAAAAGTTCGAATGGCTGGCCAGTCACGGCTTCACGCTATTCCCGCAGGATGGCAGCGGCATAAGCTCGCCAGACCAGATCCTGATTGCCTCCGCAGCAGTCGAGGACACCGTCCCCGAAGTAGCACGGGCGAAAGAACTCGGCTGCGAAAGGCTCAGCCGCGCGGAGCTGCTTTCGACCTTTTTCAATCAGGCGGGATATTCGATTGCGGTCGGCGGGACTTCGGGAAAATCGACCGTCACCGGCATGATCGCGTGGATCCTGTCAGAGGCGCATTTCGACCCAACCGTGATGAACGGCGCGGTGATGAAGAACTTTGTCAGCGCCGACAATCCCTTCGCCAGCGCCCGTGTCGGCAATCCGCGCATCTTTGTCAGCGAAGTGGATGAAAGCGACGGTTCAATAGCGCTTTACCGACCTTCGGTGGCGGTGTTGCTCAATGTCAGCCTTGATCACAAATCGATCGAGGAATTGCGCAAGCTGTTTGGTGACTATGTTCGCGAGGCGGGCTGCGCCGTGATCAATTTCGACAATGAAGAAGCTCGGTTTCTTGCTCCGCGTGCGGGGCAGGTCGTCAGCTTTGGCGTCCGCAGCCAGAAAGCGGATATCACTGTCGAACCGGATTCAATCGAACAGAGCGCGTTCGGCATCCGGGCGGCGGTGATCGACAATCGCAGCCGCGAGATGTTTCCCCTGACCCTGCCGATGCCGGGGCTGCACAATCTCTCCAATGCGCTTGCGGCGATCGCAGCAGTAAGCGCGGCCGGGATAGAGGCGAAGTCCGCGGCCTATGCACTTGGCAGCTTCAAGGGGCTGGCGCGGCGGTTCGATCTGGTAGGTACGACCGCTTCGGGCATCACGGTGATCGACGATTTCGGGCACAACCCCGAAAAATGCGCGGCAACGCTACGCACGCTGAAGGCGACGGAAGGCCGCGTCATCGCCTTTTTCCAGCCTCACGGATATGGCCCCTTGCGCCAGATGGGCGATGAATTGGCGGAAACCTTCGCACGCGAACTCGGCCCGGACGACATCACCATCATGTGCGATCCGGTGTATTTCGGCGGCACTGTCGATCGCAGCGTGGGGACGGAGCGGATCATCAATCTCATCCGGCAGCACGGCGCGAGCGCCGAGCATGTTCCAGAACGCGAGGCCTGCGGGGATCGCATTATCGAGCTTGCCCGGCCCGGCGATCGCATCGCCATCATGGGTGCGCGCGACGATACGCTGAGCACTTTCGCCACGAGCATTTTCGAGCGGCTAGGGTGA
- a CDS encoding class I adenylate-forming enzyme family protein, giving the protein MHPRDFSLETLLRACATQHAHREATVDGTQRLTYGELDRRVGHLAHWLLAKRIGPGDRIAILLTDGAPYLTTLLAAARIGAISVLLNWRLAPGEIAWICSNAEPAMTFANPRFTHLLAEAEAGEVIEVDERHDPQGAFETMVTTPQAPLTMPELAPERPVYMMYTSGTTGRPKGCLQAGSAVASSALGFCVRRGFTREERLLSVNPLFHVVGMQQVAAMLACGGTSVFAGRDDDSAAILDLLHRESCTTTSAFPTISFPWVAMEPIRNGVMPLTNYTGGAGMGRPQMYEFIEKDWDARVVGGYGQTEICGFATFIDYPDMLEHPRSIGWAMPHVEMTVLDPEGNHLPPGEEGELCLRGPSVMLGYWRNPEASEAALGHGWLRTGDLGTMDERGLGYLLGRAKELIKTGGENVYPAEVDAIFATMPEVADAGCCGVPDKQWGEAVKAFVVLKPGMELTREEITARFKGQIAGYKRPRYIEFVDQLPRDPIGKLLRRELSARPVSPDQAA; this is encoded by the coding sequence ATGCATCCCCGTGACTTTTCTCTCGAAACCCTGCTGAGGGCCTGCGCCACCCAACATGCGCATCGCGAAGCCACCGTAGATGGCACTCAGCGGCTGACCTATGGCGAACTTGATCGCAGGGTCGGGCATCTGGCGCACTGGCTGCTGGCAAAGAGGATCGGGCCGGGAGACCGTATCGCGATCCTTCTTACCGACGGCGCGCCCTATCTCACCACCCTGCTTGCCGCGGCCCGGATCGGAGCGATTTCCGTCCTGCTCAACTGGCGGCTTGCTCCGGGCGAGATTGCGTGGATTTGCAGCAATGCCGAACCCGCAATGACCTTTGCCAATCCTCGCTTCACGCATTTGCTGGCGGAAGCCGAAGCCGGTGAAGTGATCGAAGTGGACGAACGCCATGATCCGCAGGGCGCATTCGAGACAATGGTGACGACGCCGCAGGCTCCGCTGACCATGCCGGAACTCGCGCCGGAGCGTCCGGTCTACATGATGTACACCAGCGGCACGACAGGAAGGCCCAAGGGCTGCCTTCAAGCGGGCAGCGCGGTTGCATCATCGGCCTTGGGATTCTGTGTGCGGCGCGGGTTTACCCGAGAAGAACGCCTGCTTTCGGTCAATCCGCTGTTCCATGTCGTGGGGATGCAGCAGGTCGCGGCGATGCTGGCCTGCGGGGGAACTAGCGTGTTTGCGGGCCGCGACGATGACAGCGCGGCGATCCTTGATCTGCTCCACCGCGAAAGCTGCACCACCACCAGCGCCTTCCCCACCATCAGCTTCCCTTGGGTCGCGATGGAGCCGATCCGCAACGGGGTGATGCCGCTAACCAATTACACCGGGGGCGCAGGTATGGGCCGCCCGCAAATGTACGAATTCATCGAGAAGGATTGGGACGCCCGCGTCGTCGGCGGATATGGCCAGACCGAAATCTGCGGCTTTGCCACCTTCATTGATTATCCCGACATGCTGGAGCATCCGCGATCGATCGGATGGGCCATGCCCCATGTCGAGATGACCGTGCTCGATCCGGAGGGCAACCACCTGCCGCCGGGTGAGGAAGGCGAACTGTGTCTGCGCGGCCCTTCGGTCATGCTCGGATATTGGCGCAACCCCGAAGCGAGCGAGGCTGCGCTTGGCCATGGCTGGCTGCGAACAGGGGATCTCGGCACGATGGACGAGCGCGGATTGGGATATCTGCTCGGCCGAGCCAAGGAGCTGATCAAGACCGGCGGCGAAAACGTCTATCCGGCGGAAGTCGATGCAATCTTTGCCACCATGCCCGAAGTCGCCGACGCAGGCTGCTGCGGCGTCCCGGACAAGCAATGGGGCGAAGCGGTGAAAGCCTTCGTCGTGCTGAAACCGGGCATGGAACTCACCCGCGAAGAAATCACCGCCCGTTTCAAGGGACAGATCGCCGGTTACAAGCGCCCGCGATACATCGAATTCGTCGATCAACTGCCGCGAGACCCCATCGGCAAGCTGTTGCGGCGGGAACTGTCGGCGAGGCCGGTGTCGCCCGATCAGGCAGCCTAG
- a CDS encoding glutathione S-transferase family protein: MTDRPILYTCARSRGLRATWAAEEAGVDIDLHILPFPPRYLAPEYLELNPLGTVPMLVDGETRMTESCAIAHYLATRSGYTDLAIAPGEPDYGEYLDYTYHADATITFPQTVYMRFAIFEKDKGWAEAGHAYAKWFHKRLVKIEERLKGREFLCADRFTVADICVGYALILAESVGLDDGVPESLKAYRKRLTQREAYLKAFEREEAGRKALAS; this comes from the coding sequence ATGACGGACAGGCCCATTCTATACACCTGCGCCCGTTCACGAGGCTTGCGCGCGACCTGGGCGGCCGAGGAAGCCGGGGTTGATATCGACCTCCATATCCTGCCATTCCCGCCGCGCTATCTCGCGCCCGAGTATCTGGAGTTGAACCCGCTCGGCACGGTTCCGATGCTGGTGGATGGCGAAACGCGGATGACGGAAAGCTGCGCCATCGCGCACTATCTGGCGACGCGTTCGGGCTACACCGATCTCGCGATTGCGCCGGGGGAGCCGGATTACGGCGAATACCTCGATTACACTTACCACGCCGATGCTACGATCACTTTCCCCCAGACCGTTTACATGCGCTTTGCCATCTTCGAGAAGGACAAGGGCTGGGCCGAAGCAGGCCATGCTTATGCCAAGTGGTTTCACAAGCGTCTGGTGAAGATCGAGGAGCGGCTGAAGGGCAGGGAGTTCCTGTGCGCCGACCGCTTTACCGTCGCCGACATCTGCGTCGGCTATGCGCTGATTCTGGCTGAAAGCGTGGGACTGGACGATGGCGTGCCGGAAAGCCTGAAGGCCTACCGAAAGCGGCTTACGCAGCGTGAAGCGTATCTGAAGGCGTTCGAACGCGAGGAAGCCGGGCGCAAGGCGTTGGCGAGCTAG
- a CDS encoding DUF808 domain-containing protein: protein MPSGLVALLDDVSVIARAAAASVDDIAVSASKAGSKTAGVVIDDAAVTPSYVTGLSPSRELPIIWAITKGSLFNKLVILLPGAILLSVFANWLIIWILMLGGAFLCYEGAEKVMEKLGGAKHGKTVADEIADPVAFEKQRVAGAVRTDLILSAEIMAITLSELDLPTWWEQSIALALVAVIVTVAVYGAVALIVKMDDVGLRMLRESEVTNIRRLGVFLLRAMPRLLVALSFVGTIAMLWVGGGIIVHGTHEVGFHLLYDVAHGAEHWVASMTGALSGVAGWATYAAVSGIIGLVLGAIIAYVLHNIIGYEGAH, encoded by the coding sequence ATGCCATCAGGTCTGGTCGCGCTGCTTGACGATGTTTCGGTAATCGCGCGCGCCGCAGCGGCTTCGGTCGATGATATAGCGGTTTCGGCGAGCAAGGCCGGGTCAAAGACCGCAGGCGTGGTGATTGACGATGCCGCCGTCACGCCAAGCTACGTCACCGGGCTTTCGCCATCACGTGAACTGCCGATAATCTGGGCGATCACAAAGGGAAGCCTGTTCAACAAGCTCGTTATCCTGTTGCCCGGTGCGATCCTGCTTTCGGTTTTCGCGAACTGGCTGATCATCTGGATACTAATGCTGGGCGGCGCCTTCCTGTGTTACGAGGGCGCGGAAAAGGTGATGGAGAAGCTGGGCGGGGCGAAGCACGGCAAAACCGTCGCGGACGAGATCGCCGATCCTGTCGCCTTCGAAAAGCAACGGGTGGCCGGGGCGGTGCGCACCGATTTGATCCTGTCGGCGGAAATCATGGCGATAACGCTGAGCGAGCTTGATCTGCCGACATGGTGGGAACAGAGCATCGCGCTGGCTCTGGTGGCCGTGATCGTTACTGTCGCGGTCTATGGCGCGGTCGCACTGATCGTGAAGATGGATGATGTCGGGTTGCGGATGCTCCGCGAAAGCGAGGTCACCAATATTCGCCGCCTGGGTGTCTTCCTGCTGCGAGCGATGCCAAGGCTGCTGGTCGCACTTTCCTTTGTCGGGACCATCGCGATGCTGTGGGTTGGCGGTGGCATCATCGTCCACGGTACGCACGAAGTCGGCTTTCACCTGCTCTACGATGTGGCGCATGGTGCGGAGCATTGGGTCGCAAGCATGACGGGCGCGCTTTCCGGCGTTGCGGGCTGGGCCACCTATGCGGCGGTCTCGGGCATCATCGGGCTCGTTCTGGGCGCTATCATCGCCTACGTCCTGCACAACATCATCGGCTATGAGGGAGCACATTGA
- the rpsF gene encoding 30S ribosomal protein S6, translating into MALYEHVFLARQDLSQAQVDALAAAATEIVEANEGKVLKTETWGLKSLAYKIERNRKAHFVMLNIDAPGSVVAELERQTRINEDVIRYMTIRVDEHEDGPSVMMRKNERERKRRENREERD; encoded by the coding sequence ATGGCTCTTTACGAGCATGTCTTCCTCGCGCGTCAGGACCTTTCGCAGGCCCAGGTTGACGCGCTGGCGGCCGCGGCGACCGAAATCGTCGAAGCGAACGAAGGCAAGGTCCTCAAGACCGAGACCTGGGGCCTCAAGTCCCTCGCCTACAAGATCGAACGCAACCGCAAGGCGCATTTCGTGATGCTCAACATCGACGCACCGGGCTCGGTCGTCGCTGAGCTCGAGCGCCAGACCCGCATCAACGAAGACGTCATCCGCTACATGACCATCCGTGTCGACGAGCACGAAGACGGCCCGAGCGTGATGATGCGCAAGAACGAACGCGAGCGTAAGCGCCGCGAAAACCGTGAGGAGCGCGACTGA
- the rpsR gene encoding 30S ribosomal protein S18, translating into MARPFFRRRKSCPFAAKDAPKIDYKDVRLLQGFMSERGKIVPSRITAVSAKKQRELAKAIKRARHIGLLPYIVK; encoded by the coding sequence ATGGCCCGCCCGTTTTTCCGCCGCCGCAAGTCCTGCCCGTTCGCGGCAAAGGACGCCCCGAAGATCGATTACAAGGACGTGCGCCTGCTTCAGGGCTTCATGTCCGAGCGTGGCAAGATCGTGCCTTCGCGCATCACCGCCGTTTCCGCCAAGAAGCAGCGTGAGCTCGCCAAGGCGATCAAGCGTGCGCGTCACATCGGCCTGCTGCCGTACATCGTGAAGTAA
- the rplI gene encoding 50S ribosomal protein L9 — translation MDIILLERIEKLGTIGDVVTVKDGYARNFLLPQKKALRANEANKKVFEANRERLEKENAEKRVVAEGLGKKVEGAEVVLIRAASNAGQLYGSVNVRDMVAGLVEQGFEIDKRQIIMGAPIKSIGMHDVTVALHPEVHVTVKANVARSDDEAKLQSEGVDVLAQIFEEEQKEIEEQAEANRIDPNLEPGEIPAELLEERAEDGEGDA, via the coding sequence ATGGATATCATCCTCCTCGAACGCATCGAGAAGCTCGGCACCATTGGTGACGTCGTCACCGTCAAGGACGGCTACGCCCGCAACTTCCTGCTTCCGCAGAAGAAGGCCCTGCGCGCCAACGAAGCCAACAAGAAGGTCTTCGAAGCCAACCGCGAACGCCTCGAAAAGGAAAACGCCGAGAAGCGCGTCGTCGCAGAAGGCCTTGGCAAGAAGGTGGAAGGCGCCGAAGTCGTGCTTATCCGCGCTGCTTCGAACGCTGGCCAGCTCTACGGTTCGGTCAACGTGCGCGACATGGTTGCCGGTCTGGTCGAACAGGGCTTCGAAATCGACAAGCGTCAGATCATCATGGGCGCGCCGATCAAGTCGATCGGCATGCACGATGTGACTGTCGCCCTGCACCCGGAAGTGCACGTCACCGTCAAGGCGAACGTCGCCCGTTCGGATGACGAAGCCAAGCTGCAGAGCGAAGGCGTCGACGTGCTGGCGCAGATCTTCGAAGAAGAGCAGAAGGAAATCGAGGAACAGGCCGAAGCGAACCGCATCGACCCCAACCTTGAGCCGGGCGAAATCCCCGCCGAACTGCTCGAAGAACGCGCAGAAGACGGAGAAGGCGACGCCTGA
- a CDS encoding AMP nucleosidase: MTPIPTILEQLQQHYADAVATLREDVIAFGRDGTIPPERKRHDGSYAYPQLTLHYSGAGVGGGDPQDRSRAFGRLDLPGSYTTTITRPDLFAPYLTEQLELISAEYEIDVTVERSRQEIPFPYVLDGEAGAAMVGIAPQEIAKYFPSTDLSLIGDELADGIEFDEDADMPLSLFDGLRTDYSLARLAHYTGTKVEDFQDFILFTNYHRYVDEFVNWGAQQICAKDNGGGYHALTGAGGLDIRECVDNAHEQLSDTAWRKHQMPAYHLIREDGRGITLVNIGVGPSNAKTICDHLAVLRPHAWLMIGHCGGLRSSQKIGDFVLAHAYLRDDHVLDNVLPPEVPIPPIAEVQQALAGAAEEVSGVQGANLKQRMRTGTVVTTDDRNWELLYSSSAKRFSQSRAIAIEMESATIATQGYRFRVPYGTLLCVSDKPLHGEIKLPGQANKFYEEAIAAHLQIGLEAVKRLRDEGDRLHSRKLRAFNEPPFR, encoded by the coding sequence ATGACCCCAATCCCCACCATTCTCGAACAATTGCAACAACACTATGCGGACGCGGTCGCGACCCTGCGTGAAGATGTCATCGCCTTTGGCCGCGACGGCACCATCCCGCCCGAACGCAAGCGCCACGACGGCAGCTACGCCTATCCGCAGCTGACATTGCATTATTCGGGAGCCGGGGTTGGAGGAGGCGATCCGCAGGATCGCAGTCGCGCATTCGGCCGGCTTGATCTGCCGGGTTCTTACACCACCACGATCACCCGGCCCGATCTGTTTGCCCCCTACCTTACCGAACAGCTCGAGCTTATCTCCGCCGAGTATGAGATCGACGTGACGGTTGAACGCTCGCGACAGGAAATCCCGTTTCCCTATGTGCTCGACGGGGAAGCAGGCGCGGCGATGGTCGGCATCGCACCGCAGGAAATCGCCAAGTACTTCCCCTCCACCGACCTTTCGCTGATCGGCGACGAACTGGCTGACGGGATCGAGTTCGACGAAGATGCCGATATGCCGCTGTCGCTGTTCGACGGCCTGCGCACCGACTATTCGCTGGCGCGGCTGGCGCACTACACCGGTACCAAGGTCGAGGACTTTCAGGACTTCATCCTGTTTACGAACTATCACCGCTATGTCGATGAATTCGTGAACTGGGGCGCGCAGCAGATTTGCGCCAAGGACAATGGCGGCGGCTATCATGCGCTGACCGGAGCGGGTGGGCTCGACATCCGTGAATGCGTCGACAATGCGCATGAACAGCTTTCCGACACCGCCTGGCGCAAGCACCAGATGCCCGCCTATCACCTGATCCGGGAGGACGGCCGGGGTATCACGCTGGTCAACATCGGGGTCGGCCCTTCCAACGCCAAAACGATCTGCGATCACCTTGCCGTGCTGCGCCCGCACGCATGGCTGATGATCGGCCACTGCGGCGGTCTGCGTTCAAGCCAGAAGATCGGCGATTTCGTTCTCGCTCACGCTTACCTGCGCGATGATCACGTGCTCGACAACGTCCTCCCGCCAGAGGTTCCGATCCCGCCGATTGCCGAAGTGCAGCAGGCTTTGGCCGGAGCGGCAGAGGAAGTCTCGGGCGTTCAGGGTGCAAACCTGAAACAGCGGATGCGCACAGGCACCGTCGTCACCACCGATGATCGGAACTGGGAGCTGCTCTATTCGAGCTCGGCCAAACGGTTCTCGCAAAGCCGCGCCATCGCGATCGAAATGGAAAGCGCCACCATCGCCACGCAAGGGTATCGTTTCCGCGTGCCCTACGGCACGCTGCTCTGCGTCTCAGACAAGCCATTGCACGGCGAAATCAAGCTCCCGGGTCAGGCCAACAAGTTCTACGAGGAAGCAATCGCCGCCCACCTCCAGATCGGCCTCGAAGCGGTCAAGCGCCTGCGCGACGAAGGCGACCGCCTGCACTCGCGCAAACTGCGCGCCTTCAACGAACCGCCGTTCAGGTAA
- a CDS encoding SDR family NAD(P)-dependent oxidoreductase has protein sequence MTNRSRSIAGRVAIVTGAASGMGRATAKLFASEGAKVAVTDLDLAACEEVAAECGGNARAYALDVSDKDAIARVVAQIAEDFGGIDILINNAGISRHGALDAGDEYEAIWHSAIAVMLTAHQRMVRTALPHLRKSDAARIVNIASTEGLGATPGLTPYVAAKTGVTGLTRGLAVDLGPEGITVNCICPGPINTGMTAPIPDEHKTIYAKRRTALRRYGEPEEVAHMTLSLVLPAASYITGAVIPVDGGLMVRNA, from the coding sequence ATGACCAATCGTTCCCGCTCGATCGCAGGCCGTGTCGCCATCGTCACCGGGGCCGCCAGCGGCATGGGCCGCGCAACCGCGAAACTGTTTGCGAGCGAAGGCGCGAAAGTGGCGGTGACCGATCTCGACCTCGCCGCTTGTGAAGAAGTCGCAGCGGAATGTGGCGGCAATGCCCGCGCCTATGCTCTCGACGTGTCGGACAAGGATGCGATTGCGCGGGTCGTGGCTCAGATTGCCGAGGATTTCGGCGGCATCGATATCCTCATCAACAATGCCGGTATCTCGCGCCACGGGGCGCTGGACGCCGGGGATGAATACGAAGCGATCTGGCACAGCGCCATTGCGGTGATGCTGACCGCCCATCAACGCATGGTGCGCACCGCCCTGCCCCATCTTCGCAAGAGCGACGCTGCACGGATCGTCAATATCGCCAGCACCGAAGGCCTCGGCGCGACGCCCGGCCTCACGCCCTATGTCGCGGCCAAGACCGGGGTGACGGGCCTCACGCGCGGCCTCGCGGTCGATCTCGGTCCGGAAGGCATCACGGTCAACTGCATCTGCCCCGGCCCGATCAACACCGGCATGACCGCGCCCATCCCTGACGAGCACAAGACAATCTATGCCAAGCGCCGCACGGCATTGCGCCGTTATGGCGAACCGGAAGAAGTCGCGCACATGACGCTGTCGCTGGTGCTCCCGGCGGCAAGTTACATCACGGGAGCAGTCATCCCGGTGGATGGCGGGCTGATGGTGCGCAACGCCTGA
- the rimK gene encoding 30S ribosomal protein S6--L-glutamate ligase has protein sequence MKIAMLARNANLYSHQRLKEAAEVRGHQLDILNTTRCAVNIASHRPTLTYNGETLPKYDAVIPRIGASITQYGLAVLRQFEMSGCWPLNESVAIGRSRDKLRSLQILAKHGLGLPLTAYANDPKQAEEIIRAVNGPPVVIKLLEGTQGIGVVLAETMSSAKSVIEAFRGANVNILVQEFIKEAGGTDIRALVVGGKVVAAMKRTGAADDFRSNLHRGGSAEVIKITPEERSTAVRAAKRMGLNVCGVDMLRSNHGPVIMEVNSSPGLEGIESATGKDVAGQIIAFIEANAKDGKTKTKGRG, from the coding sequence ATGAAAATCGCCATGCTGGCCCGTAATGCAAACCTGTATTCGCACCAGCGTCTCAAAGAGGCGGCCGAGGTGCGGGGGCATCAACTCGACATCCTCAACACCACGCGCTGTGCGGTGAATATCGCCAGTCATCGCCCGACGCTGACCTACAATGGTGAAACGCTGCCGAAATACGATGCCGTCATCCCGCGCATCGGTGCGTCGATCACGCAATACGGCCTCGCGGTGCTGCGCCAGTTCGAAATGAGCGGGTGCTGGCCGCTCAACGAAAGCGTCGCCATCGGCCGCAGCCGCGACAAGCTGCGTTCGCTCCAGATCCTGGCCAAGCACGGGCTCGGCCTGCCGCTCACCGCCTATGCCAATGATCCCAAGCAGGCGGAAGAGATCATCCGCGCCGTCAACGGCCCGCCGGTGGTGATCAAGCTGCTGGAAGGCACGCAGGGCATCGGTGTGGTTCTAGCCGAGACGATGAGCAGCGCAAAATCGGTGATCGAGGCGTTTCGCGGCGCCAACGTCAACATTCTTGTGCAGGAATTCATCAAGGAAGCGGGCGGGACGGACATTCGCGCTCTCGTGGTCGGGGGCAAGGTCGTCGCCGCGATGAAGCGCACCGGGGCGGCTGACGATTTCCGTTCAAACCTGCATCGCGGGGGAAGCGCGGAAGTGATCAAGATCACACCCGAAGAACGCTCCACCGCCGTGCGTGCAGCCAAGCGCATGGGGCTGAACGTGTGCGGCGTGGACATGCTGCGATCCAATCACGGGCCCGTGATCATGGAGGTCAATTCCTCACCCGGCCTCGAAGGCATCGAAAGCGCGACCGGAAAAGATGTCGCCGGACAGATCATCGCCTTTATCGAGGCGAATGCGAAGGACGGAAAGACCAAGACCAAAGGGCGCGGCTAA
- a CDS encoding ATP-dependent zinc protease family protein → MIVKPEPLPVVGWRELVDLPGIALSGIPAKIDTGARTSSLHARVLDQFERDGKPFVRFAVDWDDIAHEGEAVQVDRRGITSSNGETQTRFVIKTPLRIGSVTFRAELSLADRSDMKFPMLIGRTALRRRFVVDSGHSWLQSPHWAESDFPSALP, encoded by the coding sequence TTGATCGTCAAACCCGAACCCCTGCCGGTGGTGGGCTGGCGCGAGCTGGTCGATCTGCCGGGCATTGCGCTTTCCGGCATCCCGGCCAAGATCGACACTGGCGCGCGCACATCATCGCTGCACGCCCGCGTGCTCGACCAGTTCGAGCGCGATGGAAAGCCGTTCGTCCGTTTCGCGGTCGATTGGGACGATATCGCCCATGAGGGCGAGGCGGTGCAGGTCGACCGGCGCGGCATCACCAGCTCCAATGGCGAAACCCAGACCCGATTTGTCATCAAGACGCCGCTGCGGATCGGCAGCGTCACCTTCAGAGCGGAACTGAGCCTCGCCGACCGCTCCGACATGAAATTTCCGATGTTGATCGGAAGGACTGCCTTGCGTCGCAGATTTGTCGTAGATAGCGGCCATTCGTGGCTTCAATCTCCGCATTGGGCCGAATCGGATTTCCCGTCAGCCCTTCCTTAG
- a CDS encoding YncE family protein, with amino-acid sequence MVIVRTAAALIALSLGACAPGEGATSTGAAAAERPTLFVANKFGNTLSKIDLETGQEVLRLDSCTNPHELATSPDGKHVALACYGGTTVDVFLTSTLERVTSIDLRENARPHGIVWHQNGDLYSTAEGRQSVFWIRDPLGSADRFEYSTGKQGSHMLVVSPDGNTAWTTDLGSKTVTRVALKARIAPISVTVGEEPEGIALSPDGKALWVSARGSDEAYELDPETMEVRSTVATGQFPLRLAIRPQGDVAVTSDLQDGGLSVIDLETAEVIRSIAVSSPEEAEERFQVTILWSDDGERIYVAETASDTVAEVDYASGTVLRRLKVGDGGDGMAILP; translated from the coding sequence ATGGTAATTGTCCGTACTGCCGCAGCTTTGATCGCTCTCTCGCTCGGCGCTTGTGCGCCGGGTGAGGGTGCGACAAGCACCGGAGCGGCCGCCGCAGAGCGCCCGACGCTGTTCGTCGCCAACAAGTTCGGCAACACGCTGTCCAAGATCGATCTGGAGACGGGCCAAGAGGTGCTGCGGCTCGACAGCTGCACCAACCCGCACGAACTGGCGACTTCGCCGGATGGAAAGCACGTTGCGCTCGCCTGTTATGGCGGGACGACGGTTGATGTGTTCCTCACCTCGACGCTTGAGCGTGTGACCAGCATCGACCTGCGCGAAAATGCGCGTCCGCACGGTATCGTGTGGCATCAGAACGGCGATCTGTATTCCACCGCAGAGGGCCGCCAATCGGTATTCTGGATACGCGACCCGCTCGGCTCGGCAGACAGGTTTGAATACTCGACCGGCAAGCAAGGCAGCCACATGCTAGTCGTTTCTCCTGACGGCAATACGGCGTGGACCACTGATCTCGGATCTAAGACGGTGACGCGCGTGGCGCTGAAAGCCCGGATTGCGCCGATTTCCGTCACGGTTGGGGAAGAGCCGGAAGGCATCGCGCTATCCCCGGATGGAAAGGCGCTTTGGGTCTCGGCGCGTGGCTCGGATGAGGCTTACGAGCTTGATCCGGAGACGATGGAAGTGCGCTCCACGGTCGCAACCGGGCAGTTCCCATTGCGACTTGCCATCAGGCCACAGGGTGATGTGGCGGTGACGTCCGATCTTCAGGACGGGGGCCTTTCGGTCATCGACCTCGAAACCGCAGAGGTCATCCGCTCGATCGCCGTGTCCTCACCCGAGGAAGCCGAAGAGCGCTTTCAGGTCACCATCCTGTGGTCCGACGATGGCGAGCGGATCTACGTCGCCGAAACCGCCAGCGATACGGTGGCCGAGGTTGATTACGCCAGCGGCACGGTGCTGCGCCGCCTCAAGGTTGGTGATGGCGGCGACGGGATGGCCATTCTGCCTTGA